The stretch of DNA TGCAGCGCACGCCCGGCTCGACCAAGGACTACCTTTCCTGGCTCGAAGACGTGGATCTCATCACGTCGCAAGGCAAACGCTACTCGTTCGAAGACCCGCTGCTGCGGTTGTACGTCCGGCTCTACGGCCGGCCTGTGCCTCCCACCGATGACGACATCGTGCGCGAAGTGGGCGCCTACGCGCGCGCCCTCCTGCCACAGCCGCGCGTACCGCAGCCCGCCGTCGTGATCGCTGGACCGGCCCAGGAATCGCCCCGCTCCGGGATCATCGAGATCGACTGATCCCGGACGCTGTCCGGGCACGACGGGTCAGGTCGACGCCGCGCCGGGCGAGCCGCCCGTGAGCGCCGCCAACGCTTCGCGCGCGGCCGCCTGCTCGGCGTCTTTCTTGGATCGACCCGTCGCGCGGCCGGCAACAGTGCTGCCCACGAGGACCTCGATGGCGAACTGCTTGCGGTGATCGGGCCCCTCGGCCGCGACCAGCCGGTACTGCGGCAACCCGCGGCCGTGCGCCTGCAGCCACTCCTGCAGCGCCGACTTCCAGTCCTCGGTGAACGCCGCGTCGGCCGCTTGTTCGCCGCCAGCCGCGATGAGCGGCGCGAAGAGCGACGCGATGAACGCACGAGCCGCCTCGATGCCGCCGTCGAGATAGACGGCGGCGATCAGTGCCTCGAACGCGTCGGCGAGAATCGCCAGCTTCTTGCGCCCGCCCGTCTTCTCCTCGCCCCGCCCGAGCAGGACGTACCGGCCCAGGTCGATCTGCAGGGCGAGCCGCGCGAGCGACGCAGACGAGACGATCCCCGCCTTGACCTTGGACTTGTAGCCTTCGCTGTGGGTGGGAAACCGCGCGAAGAGCATGTCGGCGATCGCGAAGCCGAGCACGGCGTCGCCGAGGAATTCGAGCGACTCGTTGTCGATGACGCCCCCCGACGCATCCTCGTGCGCGCGCGATCGATGCGTGAGCGCGTGCTCCAGCAGTCCCAGATCGCGAAACCGGTACCCGATGCGAGCTTCGAGCGGCCCGAGCGTCTCGCTGAGGCGACGCACCTCGGCGGCCGCGGCCTCGTCGAGGTGGGCGGCGATCAGGTCGCGGGCCCGGCCGGCAGCCGGTGCCGCGACACACACGCGGAACTGCGCATGACCGACGTTCAGCGGGAACACGGACGGCGACAGCGCCGACAGCACCGCGGATTCGATGCCGTGCGACGTCAGCAAGCCGCGAACGACCTCGGTCTCGATCGACGACACGCTGCGGAAGACCTCGATCGGCGGCGCCGCGTCCGAGTGCCGCTCAGCCATGGGCCTCCCCGTCAGGCTCGATCCTGAGCACGACGAGGGTCATGTCGTCGTGCGGCTCGGCCTCGCCCACGAACGCTTTCACGTCGCGCACGACGCGCTCGCGGATCGCCGCGGCGTCGAGCGCGGCATGGGCGCGCACGACCCTCGCGAGTGCCTCGTCGCCGAACATCTCGCCGTCCTGGTCCATCGCCTCAGTGACGCCATCCGTGAAGAGCACGATGAGATCTCCCGGCCGGATCGGCCGCGTGTGCTCGTCGAGCACCTGCGCGAAGCGCGCCTCGGCGCCGGGCAGCCGCAGCCCGAGCACCATGCCGTCCGGGGCGATGACCGTCGGCTCGCCCCCTGTGACGACGATCAGCGGCGTGTGCCCCGCCCGCGCAGCGGTCAGGGTCCGCGCCTCGAGATCCAGCACCAGGTAGGTCATCGTGATGAAGCTGCGATTGTCCAAGTGCTCCGCGAGCAGGCGATTCAGCTCGATCAGCAGCCGCCGCGGCGACCGGACGGTCTCGCTCAGGGCGAGCACGAGCCCCTTCAGCTCGGCCATGTAGAGCGCGGCGGACGTCCCCTTGCCCGACACGTCGGCCATCAGCACGGCGAGCTGCCGCGGCCCGAGCTGGAAGAAATCGTAGTAGTCGCCGCCGACTTCCCGCGCCGGCTCGCAGAAGTCCGCGACCTCGACACCCGCCATTTGAGGCGGCCGCACCGGCAAGAGCGACTTCTGAATGTCGCGCGCGATCCGCAGCTCGTCGTCGAGCCGCTGCTTCTCGCGCTGGACGTGCAGCAGGAACTCGATGCTGCTGCTCATCCGGTTGAACGAGTCGGCCAGGTCGCCGAGCTGGTCGCGCGATTCGATCCGGATCCGATGGGCGAAGTCCCCCTGCTGCACCCGCTCCGTGCCGAGGAACAGCTCGTGAACCGCCGACGTGATCGAGCGCGCCAGCATGCCGCCCATGAACGCCGCCGAGCCCTGGATGAGGAGGAACAGCACCCCGAGCGCGATCAGCAGGTTCACGAAGATCGACCACCAGCTCAAGCCGACGGCCGCCTGGATATTGGTCGCCTCGATCGACGCCATGCGATCCGCCAACCGGCCGATCGGGGCGACGACGTTGATCGAGAGCGTGCCGGTGGCGCCGTCCGCCCACCGGGTGCAATCCAGGATGGCGACGGTCTCGCGAAACAGCGACCACGCGCTGCCCGTCGCCGCCGCGCCATCCGGAGGCGCCGGTGCGCCGCAGTCGGGCGCGCTGATGCCTCCAATCGTCGTGCCGGTGCGCTCTTCGAGCTTCGCGAGCACGTCGTCGTCAATCGGAAGATCGACGACGACGAACGTCCGCATGTCGGGCGCCGGGGAAACGGCCCGCACGACGATTCGCGGCTGCGATGGTGACACCGGCATCGGCGTGACGAGGCGGCCCACGAAATCGTGCCGCTTGATCACCCACGCGGGCACGATCGCCGGCGGCGCCGCGTGCTGCCACCGCCCTGCCGAGAGCGGCGTGCCATTCGCCCGCCCAACGACGGCGAGCGACACCTGCGGGTAGCGCGTGACGATCGCGCCATGCGCGGCGTCGATCACCGCCTGGGACGCGCCGGGCGTGCGGCCGATCTCGATGGCCGCGCTCTCCGCGATCTGCTGCACTTCGGCGGTGAGGTCGCGAAGCCCGTCGCCGAACACGTACGACGTGACGGTGATGTACAGCAGCATGCTGCCCGTCAGCGCGAACGCGAGCACGAGCACCAGCGGAACGACCCCGATGAAGATGTAGGAGAGAATCAGCTTGCGCCGGACCCGCCACAGCAGCGCGCGCCGATAGCGCGTTGCGCCGAGCACGACGAGCACACCGCCCGCACCGATCGCCGTCAGCGAGACGACACGGCGCAGCAGCTCGAGAAAGGCCGGAAGGATGACGAGCTGGCGCGCGACGGTCAGGATCAGCAGCACGACGACCGACAGCACGAGCAGCCGGCCGGGCAGCGAGTGCAGCAGCGCGAGCGAGTAGTGCGACCGCGTGGGCAACGCGGCGGTCGGGCTATCGGGCGCTTCCTCCGTGTCCCGGGGCATGTAGCTGAAGCGCGCGAGCAGCCGTCTCACTGGAATTCGACTGGAGCCGGCGCAATCATAGCAGAGTCATCCGAGGCCGATCCGACATGAAACTCCCGCCTTCAGCCAGGTTCTCCACGCGGTGCATTCACGCCGGTCAGGAGCCCGACGCGTCCACCGGCGCGATCATCACGCCGATTTTCCAGACGTCGACCTACGTGCAGGAGGCGTTGGGACGGCACAAGGGATTCGAGTACGCCCGGACGCAGAACCCGACGCGCGCTGCGCTGGAGGCGAACCTCGCCTCGCTCGAGGGGGGCGTGGCCGGCTTCGCGTTCGCCTCCGGCATGGCCGCGATCGACGCCGTGTTCTCGCAACTGGCGACCGGCGACCACGCGATCGTCACCCGGAACGTGTACGGCGGTACGTTCCGTCTGTTCGAGCGCGTGCTTCGGCGCACGGGACTCAGCTTCTCCTACGTCGACACCGCCGATCTCGATGCGACGCATCGGGCGTTCACCCCCACGACGCGGATCTTGTTCGTCGAGAGCCCGACCAATCCCGTGCTGCGGTTGACGGACCTCGCCGCCGTCGCCACGCTGGCGCACGCACGCGGAGCGCGCCTGGTCGTCGACAACACGTTCGCCAGCCCGGCGTTGCAGCGTCCTCTCGAGCTCGGCGCGGATCTCGTGCTGCACAGCACGACGAAGTACTTGAACGGCCATAGCGATTCGATCGGCGGCGCCGTCATCGCGGCGCGCGAAGACGACGTGGAGTGGCTGCGCTTCATTCAGAACGCTGCCGGCGCGATCCTGAGCCCGTTCGACGCCTGGCTCGTGCTTCGCGGGACCAAAACACTGGCGTTGCGGATGGCACAGCACTCGGAGAACGGCCTCGCCGTCGCCGAACACCTCAGCCGGCATCCGAGGGTCCGGCGGGTCCACTATCCGGGTCTGGCGAGCCATCCACAGCACGATCTGGCTCGACGTCAGATGCCGAACGGCTGGAGCGGCATGCTCTCGTTCGAGCTCGGGTCGTTCGAGGACGCGAGAGCGGCCCTCGACCGATTCCGCCTGTTCGCGCTGGCCGAGAGCCTGGGC from Acidobacteriota bacterium encodes:
- the rnc gene encoding ribonuclease III translates to MAERHSDAAPPIEVFRSVSSIETEVVRGLLTSHGIESAVLSALSPSVFPLNVGHAQFRVCVAAPAAGRARDLIAAHLDEAAAAEVRRLSETLGPLEARIGYRFRDLGLLEHALTHRSRAHEDASGGVIDNESLEFLGDAVLGFAIADMLFARFPTHSEGYKSKVKAGIVSSASLARLALQIDLGRYVLLGRGEEKTGGRKKLAILADAFEALIAAVYLDGGIEAARAFIASLFAPLIAAGGEQAADAAFTEDWKSALQEWLQAHGRGLPQYRLVAAEGPDHRKQFAIEVLVGSTVAGRATGRSKKDAEQAAAREALAALTGGSPGAAST
- a CDS encoding SpoIIE family protein phosphatase — translated: MRRLLARFSYMPRDTEEAPDSPTAALPTRSHYSLALLHSLPGRLLVLSVVVLLILTVARQLVILPAFLELLRRVVSLTAIGAGGVLVVLGATRYRRALLWRVRRKLILSYIFIGVVPLVLVLAFALTGSMLLYITVTSYVFGDGLRDLTAEVQQIAESAAIEIGRTPGASQAVIDAAHGAIVTRYPQVSLAVVGRANGTPLSAGRWQHAAPPAIVPAWVIKRHDFVGRLVTPMPVSPSQPRIVVRAVSPAPDMRTFVVVDLPIDDDVLAKLEERTGTTIGGISAPDCGAPAPPDGAAATGSAWSLFRETVAILDCTRWADGATGTLSINVVAPIGRLADRMASIEATNIQAAVGLSWWSIFVNLLIALGVLFLLIQGSAAFMGGMLARSITSAVHELFLGTERVQQGDFAHRIRIESRDQLGDLADSFNRMSSSIEFLLHVQREKQRLDDELRIARDIQKSLLPVRPPQMAGVEVADFCEPAREVGGDYYDFFQLGPRQLAVLMADVSGKGTSAALYMAELKGLVLALSETVRSPRRLLIELNRLLAEHLDNRSFITMTYLVLDLEARTLTAARAGHTPLIVVTGGEPTVIAPDGMVLGLRLPGAEARFAQVLDEHTRPIRPGDLIVLFTDGVTEAMDQDGEMFGDEALARVVRAHAALDAAAIRERVVRDVKAFVGEAEPHDDMTLVVLRIEPDGEAHG
- a CDS encoding PLP-dependent transferase, yielding MKLPPSARFSTRCIHAGQEPDASTGAIITPIFQTSTYVQEALGRHKGFEYARTQNPTRAALEANLASLEGGVAGFAFASGMAAIDAVFSQLATGDHAIVTRNVYGGTFRLFERVLRRTGLSFSYVDTADLDATHRAFTPTTRILFVESPTNPVLRLTDLAAVATLAHARGARLVVDNTFASPALQRPLELGADLVLHSTTKYLNGHSDSIGGAVIAAREDDVEWLRFIQNAAGAILSPFDAWLVLRGTKTLALRMAQHSENGLAVAEHLSRHPRVRRVHYPGLASHPQHDLARRQMPNGWSGMLSFELGSFEDARAALDRFRLFALAESLGGVESLAGHPASMTHASVPPDERAAIGISDALIRLSVGVEDIDDLIADLDWALG